CGACAGTTCTTTTTTTCCATGTGAATACCTACATTCCCATATAAGAACTTAAGACATCAAGAACTTGGATACATGGATTtctttgtagaaaattcataTAGGAATCTGAGTTTCTATGTCTGTCGTCTATTGATACGTATATCTGAATAGAAGAACAGATTAATATTCCTACAGGAAACCATATGAGAATCCATCCGAAAACGCCATGTGAGAACCCACATAGGAATCTAGgctggattcccatatggatttttttgataaggtGGTTTAGCCCCTAAAGCATGAAAATCTTCAAGACTTTTTGGGCAAGTTATCAGATAGTAGGGACACAACTAACAAAATTCGAAACCGTCGTTGTTTAGTGTTATGGTATGGTATTATTAGCTAGTTAATGTCGCTCTCTTTCGCTTTGCTTTACAAACACTAGTAGCTTTATTTATCACCCCATTCTTTGCAATTTCCTGTACCCACTGCGCATTGGAATGGTTGTATTCATATCGCAGTATATCTTTCTTATTTGTGGAAAAAATGTACTAATTTCAAACTCTCAGTATATTTTGAGAATTGAAGATTGAcatttactcaaaatttcaatctatcgattttgattaaaatgattattttattttcgactgAAATTTGATTCATatgatttttctttgtttaaataattaagtctcgtataatttgaattggcacacaaattttttgtactATGCCAACTTTTTACACATTGCACacaaacttataattattttcattaatgaaaattacctTTACTagaaatactttttcattgaatttatttttaactctttattaatttttgatacacatttaatattgtaagtatttaatatgaaagttcgaaagttcaaaatttaattttattcacaaaaattttttgtagatataGGTCGACTGTGTCAGCAAATGAACGACcgtatgtttaaatatttgaatatagaatcatgcaaaaaattagaattaaatttattaatgttattagagttaaaatttaaaaagttcttAATCAAACATGTTTAATTGCTGCAGCaatgaagtatttttttaaagtaattgtgatttaaatttaagtgatggtagaaattaaataaagtttatttactgATAGTGTTCATTCACTGGATTAATCACCGATTTGACGTAAAAGATTAATGTACACGACCATTTAAACGTCAACTCATGATAGTTGATTTTGTAATatctacagaaaaaaaaagttttaattctaattaattcgTCTAGTACTCGAAAGTATATTCGAAGATATTATTTCACTCttcacatatttatttacaaataacaGTGAACTAAAGACAAGCTCAATACAATGACAATAAAATGAGTTTTCTCAAAGTTCTATACTGCATGGTAGTTGAACTAAGACTGAAGCTTTGCGATAGCTGcattcgtaaatttttctaatcgATAAAAAACCCATTATCGCATGTATCATATCAATTACCAACAATCATCTGTCAAAGCCTTTTATACAAATTGACtgtacaattaattttaaaaacgcaAATCGTTTATTTCGTCTCgttattttcaacaatttatcTCTCaccacaatattttttacatcaattttGTTAAATGTCAGTCTTATTATTTAACTACCAACTActcagtattttattttcaaaaccaTGCATTCGGAAACAACAGAGAGACATTTAGAGtataaaaagttcaaaaatattttgaaatatttactgGCAATCGTCGGTCTGTGgtcatcaaaaaaatcaaattttttattccgtTCGTTACTGTGTTTacatatatcattttttttaattccaattatcggagcgttcaattttttaaaaacacacATTTCCAATGTCAATCTCGCTACAAAAAGCTTAAGTATACTAGTCGGGTTTTCAACAATTATAATGAAAGTgcgttattattaaataaaaaaaaacttttaacattttttatcgatgcttaatataaaagaatcaatttttattttttttgttgcaaggCAGTTTGCATCCAAGTTAAGCGTAAGGACGTAAATGAATTGCATGAAACCCTTGATTCATATTATGATGATTTAATAAGGAAaccaaaattatcaaatatcgTTTCTGAAGGAATAACAACTTTTCGACGATTGCCGATATTGATAACGGGATTTGTGACACTTACGTGCATTTCCTACGCAATAGTTCCaattttgtcaataataaaccAATGGAGACATGACATCCAcccaattaaatataatcttaTTTTTCCAACTGCATATCCTTGGTACCCTTCACCccatacatttatttacaattttcactTCGTCAATGAATACTTAACAACATTTAgcattattttcataactGGTAGTTTCGATagtctttttatttatcacatttttcaaataattggcATTCTCCGTGAAATCGCACATGATATATCGCTTATTGATCAAGACACGAATTCAGAAATAATTGTACGACAATGTGTTATCAAGTACGAAATATTGTTGGAGTGTCGCcataaaatggaaaaaatttatggaccAATAATACTATGGACTATGAAGACAAATGCGATTATACTTTGCGCAGTTATCTTCCAACTTTCTCATGTGAGTCAAAGAAAAGTTATTGTATAAGCATATATGAATACTTATCATcacttttgaaattattattattttttttaataaattacaactaGCCAATTTCAAAACTCAACAAGTAATTGCTGATTTCCACTTcgtttcaaattcatttttttttaaaaaaattaatatacatgtatttcTAAGTCaacaagaaatttattaataaaaaaaagattggaTGATGTGTAAAAAACATTACACTCTAAAACCCAGTGTGTAATCGAAACTAACACATATGCCAAATAACATTGAAACGCTATAAGCAATCTATAGAAGTTTATCACTCCGTGAAATGTGTTTTAAGTGACTACAAAAAACTATAGCTTATGGCCTCAAACATGGAACACATTTTAtgtgtgttaaaataatatacttgTAACACTCTCGGTATTAGAGTGTACTATTGTAAAAATCCTCGAAACAAAGatctaaaaactttttttcttactaGACTTTGTAATTGGGTAGCTGGCtattttttactgtagtatgtcttgaaaatttaaaaagacaaaagattctatattaaatataaattcaaaaaagtgattaattatgataaattaatggtGATAATTTTCTTccaaggtttaaaaaaaactatattttttttagtataacttatttttttttttttaaattttgaaagatttcaaaaaatgaattacgaaacctaaaaattttttttattttgtcaacttttTGAGTAACTACTGTATCTATTCATAAGAGGGGTTTGCacttttttctgtttataCTCAAGTCCACGAACAGTActtccgataaaaaaaactcagccGAAAATATCTGATAACCCCTGATAAGTATAATACAATGAATTTTGTTACATGAATAGGCAAAGACTATACCTATTATGGTAGCAATGATATGTGCAGGGCATGCAGGATTAAAACTAACACAAGTTTATCTTTACGCTTGGTCAGGAACACGGTTAACTACTGAGGtaacataattaattgtaaaatttaattattggtgatagtttattttgaatatttttgttttaatagaGTGATAAATTAAGAGACGCAATATATAATGCTAATTGGATTGGAAACAAGCAGTTAATAAATTCGTTAATTATTATGCTTATTCAAAAACCACTCGTTATGAGAGCCTACCACTTCACGACTGTGTCAATTGATATGTTTTCAGCGGTAAGTGAACagtaattatataaacaattaacAATCTCCACTACTataaattgatcaattttttaggTTATTAATACAACAATAtcttactatttattattaaaaacatttgaaccgaatgtttaaatatttgaggctaatttttaaattctgaaagacaacagaaaatttttaaaactaatataaGCTTACGTTGATAcattaagtatatatttttatagaatttaatgaTGAAACTTGCAAATAAAATCATGTTCAGTTATTAAAAGGTCAACTTTTCATGTATGACAAGAACCCTTATTAcaaaaaacgatttaaaacgattagaaaaaaaagtttttaatattttttaatgcttttgaatactttgaatacttttgaatcgacCTTCTTATGGGAATTTATCATTGCAAATCTTTTCAAATCGTTTCTCTTAATCAGGGAAATAATATCACTTACGTCTGTTAAATACCAAACACTATACATTAAAAATCGTAGCAACGATAAAGTAGTGAGCATGTGATTGATGCTTGATATCAAATACTTAGTTCAAGAAGTGTtgagaaattcaaaaaattttttgtggtaTCAAACAAAACTTATAAAACAACTGAAGCAACTTTGTATCTAAACGATCTGTCCAAGTTGAAAGTTGTGCTAAGACTGACGTCCCCACTAcaatgtataaaaatgaaaatcgaTATAATAACTGTTGTTGCAATTATCAACAGTCATATTCCTTAAATGGGCAATTAAGCTTGGAAGTGCCTTTCTACCCTTTTCTCTACACCCGTTTGCTACCATCTAACAATATATTCTGCAAcaatttagagtttttttattttcaaaatgtcaTTTTAAATTGGTTTATTAAACTATACTTTGacgtttatttctttttttttactgtccaGAAATATGGTCGCCGATAAACAGTTAGAGttcgttaaatttaaaaacagtaTCAAACGGTTACTTTTTATTGTTGGTCTTTGGACAAAAGATGACTCAAATTTAATACATCGTTCGTTACTTCATATATATCTCTCTTTTTTCTTAATTCCGATTGTCGgtgtgtttaatttttttatcaccaatATCGCTAATATAAGTCTTGCAACCAGAAGCTTAAGTACACTACTAGGTTTTTCTACAGTTATGTTAAAAGTttgttactaattattttgattaaaaaaaaaaaagttaacccTTTGTGGTTGCCGTAgctcaacttttaattttaagtgaaaatTTCTTTGAATCAATTATTGGTTACTATGAagtatcttttaaaaattggatGTGATAATCAATAAACGTTActtttttcaaagttataaTCCGTAGTGTCAAATATTAAgtgtcaaaataattatatttttgtaaaaactgattgaaaaatttattttattattttttcaataaaggTGAAGAACGTGAAATTATCAAAGGATGTAACCACAaagagttaataaaatttttgaatttgcacaaaaaatattaaaaaataatttctctttGTTATTAGGCAGcatgttttataataaatcgtAAAGATGTGGACGATTTACATACGGTTCTGGATCCatgttttgataaattattacaatcacCCGAAATGTCAAATTTAGTGTTAAATAAAGTAACAACTTTTCGACGCTGGCCCATATTCATCACGACATTTGTCACGATTGTTTGCATTTCGTATGCAATCGATCCAATCATCTTCATAATAAATCAATGTCGCCATCGAATATGGCCTATTGAATACAATCTTATCTTTCTAACAATCTATCCTTTGAAAGCGCAACGCAATAGTTTAttgtacaatttttattttattgatgagTATTTATTAACAGCGAGcatgatttttattacttctaGTCTAGATAGCCTTTATACatattacatttttcaattaattggTATGTTACGAGAAATATCATACCATATATTAacattagataaaaataatagtgaatTAACAATACGTCAGTGCGTTGATaagtatgaaatattattgaaatgctgcaaaaaagttcaaaaaatttatggaccAATAATCCTGTGGACTATGAATGTTAATGCGATTGTACTTTGCGCTGTCATTTTTCAACTTTCTCATGTaagttattactattttaataatcTATCATTTATGAACACATTAATCAGTATTTTTAGTGTTCAATATTCTATATTTTgctaaaaagttgtaaatatcacaaaagaataattttactaaatgttATACTTTCAgtatactaaaattaaaatataccatttttttagaattactTTATTTGGCAAACATGCTTTAGTTTAAATTCacttatgaatttaaaaactacagaTAATTCAATAGCTATTGTaatcatgaattttaataactcagtttgctcaattttttctttgtcacAAAATACAtgcataaattattgatatgaaAAATAGCGAGATAAGTAGCTAGTTattagataatatttaaaatttatattattgccaatttaattttttttcataaattttaaattttacgtagtaaataaaatattgatggGATGAAATGAAAAGTTCAGAGATTTGCAGCCAAATAGTAATGGTTaatatattggaaatttttaaatggagttactattttaagttaaaatgattgaatCATGATTGCGTCAAACATTTCATCCATATATCTCGATATTATaatatgttataaataatttgataggcAAAAACGATACCTATTATATCAATGATATTATGCTCCGCACACGCTTGTTTGAAACTAATACAAGTTTACATATTTGCTTGGGCGGGATCGCAACTTACTATCgaggtaaatatatttataaaatataatttatgtttaataaaaataataattgatgtaGAGTAGAGGTTCCGTTTTTGGTCAGGTTTGGAAACtttgaaaactaaaataaaataatttgcaaaatctgcaatgataattaattttttaaatctgtaCTAAGATACTTTTATCATACTGTTACAATATACatcttattttatactttttcattaattaaaatgaagtatTAAATGTCTAAAAATGGTGTAGTGGCCATAAATGGTACTTGTACCCTATATGTATCTTGTAAGAAAAGAAGAGatataatacataaaatgAGCTCTCTTAAACTTGAGTAGAAGAATTTACTACGAatcagtgaatagtcactatttctCAAGCTATGAGTATGCCATCCATTCAACAAATGGTATACTTACAGCTGGTTCTCAGAGAGTAttcacttattcatttttagagagaaTTTTGTTCCACGGACCGTAGACTAGTGCTACCAGCACAACATagtttatctatatttttgaaaaatacatGCAATTAGTTTTTGAATCTTCGAAAATTAATCcattaaatacttatataatacagcaaaaatataaaatttttttcaaaatatcattcagatcataagttttaaattgaaatagtaTCCGTAGCTTAAATACACTAAATGTAtgcaaatttaataaataaccgGCTATGAATTTGAggtatatattatacattaaaatttttatattctaaatatttgtttagaGTGAAAAGTTCAGAGAGTGTATTTATGCCGCAAATTGGGTTGGAAATAATCGAATGAAgtcttcaataattataatgcttGCCCAGAAACCACTAATTTTAACGGcatgtaatttattacatgTGACAATTGATATGTTTGTAAAAGTGAGttctaaaataattcttagagaacttattaaaataatagaacaattataaatatgtaaatagctttacgataaatatattcaagaacttatttatattttttaggttATAAATACGACGGTGtcctgttatttattattaaaaacgtttgaacaaaaagtttgaataattttgaacaGATATATTCTTATTTCAGGAAGTACtgtataaaatgtaataaaattttgatttattatcaataaaatcaataatagcTCAATTACTATTGTTGTAAGTATGTTGTAAGGAGTGAAatgtatacatttaatttttgaattttcagtaataacactttcatagaaaaatatattttcatagtaTTTTAACGTCATTACttacaaataaatcaataaaattgggtttaatttttgaaagatCAATTTTTCATGCAAGATGATAGTACTGTTATTAATTACCTAACACTATGCATTAAAAATCGTAGCAACGATAAAATAGTGAGCATGTGATTGATATTTGATACCAAATATTTAGTTCAAGCGTTAAGAaattcaaaacattttttgtgaTATCAAACAAAACTTATAAACCAACTGAAGCAACTTTGTATTTTAACGATCTGTTCAAGTTGAAAGTTGTGCTAAGACTGACGTCCCCACTACAAtgtataaacataaaaatcgATATAATAACTGTTGTTGCAATTATCAACAGTCATATTCCTTAAATGGGCAATTAAGCTTGGAAGTCCCTTTCTACCCTTTTCTCTATACCCGTTTGCTACAATCTATCAATATATTCTGCAacaatttagtatttttttattttaaaaatgtcatttcAAATTGGCTTATTAAACTATACTTTGTCGTTTCTTTCTTTCCATTTTTCATTGCCCTGAAATATGGTTACAGAAAAACAGATAGAATATGTGAAATTTCAAAGTATTATTAAACGATTGCTTTTTATTGTCGGCCTATGGACGAAAGAGGATTCAAGTTTATTATTCCGCTCATTATTTCACATCTATCTGTCGTTCTTTATAGTTCCAATTATCGgcgtagtaaattttttaataaccaaTATTACTAATATAAATCTTGCCACCAAAAGCTTGAGTACTTTGTTGGGTTTCTCTACAGTCATTATAAAAGTGTGTTATCAATATATCacagattgaaaaaaatttgataattatgtgaaataaaaagtttaaattaattttttttttgtcacaagGGAATATGCTTTATCATAAATCGTAAAGATGTAGATGCTTTACATACGATTCTTGATCCATATTTtgatgaattattgaaaacacCCGAAGTTTCAACtctagttttaaataaaatatcaacttTTCGACGTTTACCAACATTCATTACAACTTTCATCACAATTGTTTGCATTTCTTATGCAATTGTtccaattatttcaataataaatcagTGCCGACAGAGAATATGGCCTATTAGTTATAATCTTATTTATCTGACTATTTATCCTTGGGAAATTTCACCAAATAGTTTAATGTacaattttcatttctttgatgaatatttattaaccattAGCATTGTTCTTATAACCTCTAGTGTCGACAGTctttatacatattatatttttcaaataatcggTATGTTACGAGAAATATCATATCGTATTTCAATATTCGATGAAAAAGATAGTGAATCAATAATACGCCAATGCGTTGATAAATATGATATACTAACGCAATGCTGCggcaaaattgaaaaagtttatggGCCAATAATACTATGGACTATGAATGTTAATGCTATTGTACTTTGTGcagttatttttcaactttctCATGTGAGTTACAgcaaattacttttaaataatttagttaataaatat
The sequence above is drawn from the Microplitis demolitor isolate Queensland-Clemson2020A chromosome 3, iyMicDemo2.1a, whole genome shotgun sequence genome and encodes:
- the LOC103571549 gene encoding odorant receptor 67a-like, with product MKAVCIQVKRKDVNELHETLDSYYDDLIRKPKLSNIVSEGITTFRRLPILITGFVTLTCISYAIVPILSIINQWRHDIHPIKYNLIFPTAYPWYPSPHTFIYNFHFVNEYLTTFSIIFITGSFDSLFIYHIFQIIGILREIAHDISLIDQDTNSEIIVRQCVIKYEILLECRHKMEKIYGPIILWTMKTNAIILCAVIFQLSHAKTIPIMVAMICAGHAGLKLTQVYLYAWSGTRLTTESDKLRDAIYNANWIGNKQLINSLIIMLIQKPLVMRAYHFTTVSIDMFSAVINTTISYYLLLKT
- the LOC128667457 gene encoding uncharacterized protein LOC128667457, which encodes MVTEKQIEYGICFIINRKDVDALHTILDPYFDELLKTPEVSTLVLNKISTFRRLPTFITTFITIVCISYAIVPIISIINQCRQRIWPISYNLIYLTIYPWEISPNSLMYNFHFFDEYLLTISIVLITSSVDSLYTYYIFQIIGMLREISYRISIFDEKDSESIIRQCVDKYDILTQCCGKIEKVYGPIILWTMNVNAIVLCAVIFQLSHAKSIPFISMVLCIAHACLKLTQVFIFAWAGSLLTTESEKFRDTIYASRWLGNNRLKSSIIIMLSQKPLILTACNLLYVTIDMFVKVINTTISYYLLLKTFEQGA
- the LOC128667456 gene encoding uncharacterized protein LOC128667456, with protein sequence MLREISYHILTLDKNNSELTIRQCVDKYEILLKCCKKVQKIYGPIILWTMNVNAIVLCAVIFQLSHSEKFRECIYAANWVGNNRMKSSIIIMLAQKPLILTACNLLHVTIDMFVKVINTTVSCYLLLKTHIP